From a single Anomalospiza imberbis isolate Cuckoo-Finch-1a 21T00152 chromosome 16, ASM3175350v1, whole genome shotgun sequence genomic region:
- the INTS15 gene encoding integrator complex subunit 15 yields MSDIRHSLLRRDALSAAKEVLYHLDIYFSSQLQNSPLPLVDKGPTDLLEEFLFQVPKERGAPPKRLTPLQELQLLEIMCNYFQEQTKDSVRQVIFSSLFSPQGNKADDSRMALLGKLVSMAVAVCRVPVLECAAFWLQRTPAVFCVRLARALVDDYCNLVPGSIQTLKQIFTASPRFCCQFITSVTALYDLSSDDLIPPSDLLELIVSWIFEDPRLILITFLNTPIAANLPIGFLELTPLTGLIRWCVKAPLAYKRKKKASLSNGHAPNKIAKDSASGEDRDCHQLYSKLHLSVLQVLMMLQGHLTEKNLYGRLGLVPFDHVVPLVEDINRLSDELNPLNASKEIELALDRLAQALQVAMASGALLCTRDDLRTVCSRLPHNNLLQLVISGPVQQPTHGALPPGFYPHIHTPPLGYPAHPALPTHPALPAHPVQTFIPGMTFPYRPIR; encoded by the exons ATGAGCGACATCCGGCACTCGCTGCTGCGGCGGGACGCGCTCAGCGCCGCCAAGGAGGTGCTCTACCACCTGGACATCTACTTCAGCAGCCAGCTGCAGAACTCGCCGCTGCCGCTCGTGGACAAGGGCCCCACCGATCTGCTCGAGGAGTTCCTCTTCCAGGTCCCCAAGGAGCGCGGCGCGCCGCCCAAG aggCTGACCCCACTTCAGGAACTTCAGCTCCTTGAGATCATGTGCAATTATTTCCAAGAGCAGACCAAGGATTCAGTCCGGCAGGTCATCTTTTCATCTCTCTTCAGCCCCCAAGGGAACAAAGCGGATGACAGCAGGATGGCTTTGCTGGGGAAGCTGGTCTCCATGGCAGTGGCTGTCTGCAGGGTTCCTGTGCTGGAGTGTGCTGCCTTCTGGCTGCAG cggACCCCAGCTGTGTTCTGTGTGAGGCTGGCCCGAGCCCTGGTCGATGACTACTGCAACCTGGTGCCAGGCTCCATCCAGACCCTGAAGCAGATCTTCACTGCCAGCCCCCGCTTCTGCTGCCAGTTCATCACATCAGTCACAGCTCTCTACGACCTCTCTTCAG ATGACCTCATCCCTCCCTCGGATCTGCTGGAGCTGATTGTCTCCTGGATCTTTGAGGACCCTCGCTTGATCCTCATCACCTTCCTGAACACTCCCATCGCAGCCAACCTGCCCATTGGGTTTTTGGAGCTCACCCCGCTGACCGGACTCATCCGCTGGTGCGTCAAGGCTCCCCTGGCCtacaaaaggaagaagaaagccTCGCTCTCCAATGGACACGCTCCCAACAAAATTGCCAAGGACTCGGCCTCAGGAGAAGACAGGGATTGCCACCAGCTGTATTCCAAGCTGCACCTGAGTGTCCTGCAGGTCCTTATGATGCTCCAGGGGCATTTAACAGAGAAAAACCTTTATGGGCGCCTGGGGCTGGTACCCTTTGACCACGTGGTTCCTCTGGTGGAGGACATTAACAGACTGTCTGATGAACTCAATCCTCTCAATGCATCCAAAGAGATTGAACTTGCTCTGGACAGGCTGGCTCAGGCTTTGCAAGTGGCCATGGCATCAGGAGCTCTCCTGTGCACCAGAG ATGACTTGAGGACTGTATGCTCCAGGCTACCACATAACAA cctgctccagctggtGATTTCAGGCCCAGTTCAGCAGCCGACCCACGGGGCTCTGCCCCCGGGATTCTACCCCCACATCCACACCCCTCCCCTGGGGTACCCCGCGCACCCCGCGCTGCCCACGCACCCCGCGCTGCCCGCGCACCCCGTGCAGACCTTCATCCCGGGAATGACCTTCCCCTACCGGCCTATCCGCTAG
- the LOC137483497 gene encoding deoxyribonuclease-1-like → MATSRLVLSLLVTALLLHVATTLKIGAFNIKAFGDTKLSNQTIAKIIVSVLSEYDIVLVQEVRDADLSAVNDLMDQLNSAGKHPYRFLVSVPLGRASYKEQYLFIYRSDMVSVLGSYYYDDGCEPCGNDTFSREPFIVKFSSPTMQVQEFVLVPLHSEPSHAAQEIDALYDVYTDVINKWGTKDMIFLGDFNADCSYVTSSQWPSIRLRSLHACEWLIPDSADTTVADTDCAYDRIVACGTALRQDIEPGSATVNNFQKKFHLQIKDALAVSDHFPVEVTLKAY, encoded by the exons ATGGCAACCTCAAGGCTGGTGTTGTCGCTGCTGGTcacagctctcctgctccacGTGGCCACCACGCTGAAGATTGGTGCCTTCAACATCAAAGCCTTTGGGGACACCAAGCTATCCAACCAGACCATCGCAAAGATCATCGTCTCT GTCCTGTCGGAGTACGACATCGTTCTGGTGCAGGAGGTCCGGGATGCCGACCTGAGTGCCGTGAATGACCTCATGGACCAGCTCAACAG tgctgggaaGCACCCATACAGATTTTTGGTCAGCGTCCCCCTGGGTCGGGCCAGCTACAAGGAGCAGTACCTCTTCATCTACAG GTCAGACATGGTGTCCGTGCTGGGAAGCTACTACTACGATGATGGCTGTGAACCCTGTGGGAACGACACCTTCAGCAGAGAGCCCTTCATTGTGAAGTTCTCCTCACCCACCATGC AGGTACAGGAGTTCGTGTTGGTGCCTCTGCATTCTGAGCCCAGCCACGCAGCACAGGAGATCGATGCGCTCTACGATGTCTACACCGATGTCATCAACAAGTGGGGGACTAAA GACATGATCTTCCTGGGTGATTTCAACGCTGACTGCTCCTACGTGACCAGCTCCCAGTGGCCGTCCATCCGCCTGCGCTCCCTCCACGCCTGCGAGTGGCTCATCCCCGACAGCGCCGACACCACCGTGGCTGACACTGACTGTGCCTATGACCG CATCGTCGCCTGCGGCACCGCGCTGCGCCAAGACATTGAACCTGGCTCTGCCACCGTCAACAATTTCCAGAAGAAATTCCACCTCCAGATCAAGGAT GCTTTGGCTGTCAGCGACCATTTCCCAGTGGAGGTGACCCTGAAAGCCTACTGA
- the LOC137483933 gene encoding LOW QUALITY PROTEIN: deoxyribonuclease-1-like 2 (The sequence of the model RefSeq protein was modified relative to this genomic sequence to represent the inferred CDS: inserted 1 base in 1 codon; substituted 1 base at 1 genomic stop codon) → MGTMTLELSLLAMTLLCPATAMLRIGAFNIQAFGDTKMSNKEVAEIIINVLRRYDVVLVQEVRDSDLSAVTELMEQLNSASTSPYDYEISGPLGRENYKEMYLFIYRTDVVSVVDTYQYEDPQDVFSREPFILRVSAPSTSKWGNKXPWAVAWGGRGADIPLPXAEVKEFVLVPLHSAPHDAVAEIDALYDVYLAIINKWGTDNLMFLGDFNADCSYVQPSDWSSIRLRTSDIFKWLIPDSADTTVGKSDCAYDRIVVCGNKLKRSILSNSAGIYNFQRAFQLDQEEALAVSDHYPVEVKLAA, encoded by the exons ATGGGGACTATGACACTGGAATTGTCCCTGCTGGCTATGACTCTCCTGTGCCCAGCCACTGCCATGCTGCGCATCGGTGCCTTCAACATCCAGGCCTTTGGTGACACCAAGATGTCCAACAAGGAAGTGGCAGAGATCATCATCAAC GTCCTGCGCCGCTACGACGTGGTGCTGGTGCAGGAGGTGCGCGACTCCGACCTCAGCGCCGTCACCGAGCTCATGGAGCAGCTCAACAG CGCATCCACATCCCCATATGACTACGAGATCAGCGGCCCCCTGGGACGGGAGAACTACAAGGAGATGTACTTGTTTATTTACAG GACAGACGTTGTGTCTGTGGTGGACACCTACCAATATGAAGACCCCCAAGACGTCTTCAGCCGGGAGCCATTCATCCTGAGAGTCTCAGCACCCAGCACCAGTAAGTGGGGGAACAAGTGACCATGGGCTGTGGCATGGGGTGGCCGTGGGGCTGACATCCCTCTCC TGGCAGAGGTGAAGGAGTTTGTGCTGGTGCCCCTGCACTCAGCCCCACATGATGCTGTCGCTGAGATTGATGCGCTCTACGACGTCTACCTGGCCATCATCAACAAGTGGGGGACTGAT AACCTGATGTTCCTGGGGGACTTCAATGCTGACTGCTCCTACGTCCAGCCAAGCGACTGGTCATCCATCCGCCTGCGCACCAGCGACATCTTCAAGTGGCTGATCCCCGACAGCGCCGACACCACCGTGGGCAAGTCAGACTGTGCCTATGACAG GATCGTGGTGTGTGGCAACAAGCTGAAGAGAAGCATCCTGTCCAACTCAGCTGGTATCTACAATTTCCAGCGTGCTTTCCAGCTGGACCAGGAGGAG GCTCTGGCAGTCAGTGACCACTACCCAGTTGAGGTGAAGCTGGCGGCctga
- the ECI1 gene encoding enoyl-CoA delta isomerase 1, mitochondrial — translation MAAATLARRIGRSGVLPLCYRLPAWDRATRPPPSPLQPPGLPLAPCRSFSNNKIQVELDESSGVAMMKFKSPPVNSLSLEFLTEFSISLEKLENNRACRGVIITSAVPKVFSSGLDITEMCGKSLEHYTEFWRAVQEMWLRLYGSNMVTVAAVNGSSPAGGCLIALSCDYRIMAENPKFSIGLNEAQLGIVAPFWFKDTFVNVVGHRTAERSLQLGSLHPAPEALRLGLVDELVPEEKLMEKAAAVMAQWLALPDHARQLTKTMMRKAVLDRLVAHREEDIKNFISFISKESIQKSLRMYMEMLKKRKS, via the exons ATGGCGGCGGCGACCCTCGCCCGCCGGATCGGCCGCTCAG gtgtgctgCCCCTGTGCTACCGCCTCCCAGCGTGGGACAGGGCCACCCGGCcgccccccagccccctgcagcccccaggccTCCCGCTCGCCCCGTGTCGTTCCTTCAGCAACAACAAGATCCAGGTGGAGCTGGACGAGAGCTCAG GTGTTGCCATGATGAAGTTCAAGAGTCCCCCCGTGAACAGCCTCAGCCTGGAGTTCCTCACAGAGTTTTCCATAAGCCTGGAGAAGCTGGAGAACAACAGGGCCTGCCGGGGTGTGATCATCACCTCT GCTGTCCCCAAAGTATTCTCATCTGGCCTGGACATCACTGAGATGTGTGGGAAGAGCTTAGAGCACTACACTGAGTTCTGGAGAGCCGTGCAGGAGATGTGGCTCCGGCTCTATGGCTCCAACATGGTGACAGTGGCTGCAGTCAAC GGGTCCAGCCCGGCTGGGGGCTGCCTTATCGCCCTGTCGTGTGACTACAGGATCATGGCAGAGAACCCCAAATTCAGCATCGGCCTGAACGAAGCCCAGCTGGGCATTGTGGCTCCCTTCTG GTTTAAGGACACGTTTGTGAATGTTGTGGGACACCGAACTGCTGAACGCTCCCTCCAGCTGGGCTCCCTCCACCCTGCACCTGAGGCCCTCAGGTTGGGCCTCGTGGACGAGCTGGTGCCAGAGGAGAAGCTCATGGAGAAGGCTGCAGCTGTCATGGCACAGTGGCTGGCCCTTCCTG ACCATGCCCGCCAGCTCACCAAGACCATGATGAGGAAGGCGGTGTTGGACCGCCTGGTAGCTCACCGGGAGGAAGACATCAAGAACTTCATCAGCTTCATCTCAAAAGAGTCCATCCAGAAGTCCCTTCGCATGTACATGGAGATgctgaagaagaggaagagctgA